GCCGATCCTCGACGCATGAACACCATCACGGATGTCGCGATCATCGGCGCCGGCCCCGCGGGGCTGCAGGCGGCCCTCACCCTCGGGCGGATGCATCGCTCGGTCGTCGTCCTCGACGCCGGCCGCTACCGCAACGACCGCGCCGACGCGATGCACAACCTCATCGGCCACGACGGGCAGACACCCGCCGCCTTCCGCGCCGCCGCCCGCGCCGAGCTCGCGCGGTACGACAGCGTGAGGTTCGTGGCGGCCGAGGTGGGCGAGGTGACCGGCGCGGCCGGCGGCTTCCGACTGTCGACCGGCGAGGGCGATCACGTCGCGTCGCGCGTGATCCTGGCCACGGGCATGCGCGACACGCTTCCGGACATCCCCGGGATCGAGGCGGCGTTCGGCTCGTCGGTCGCGCACTGCCCGTTCTGCCACGGGCACGAGTTCGCCGGCCGGTCGGTGGCGCTCATCGGCCCCGGCCCGTTCCTCGAGCACATGAGCGCGCTCATGGCGCCCATCGCCTCGGCGCTCGTGGCGTTCCCGCGCGGCGGCGCGCTCGACGAGGGCGCCGCGCGGCGCCTGGCGCTGCGGGGCACCGAGATCGAGCCGGCGCCGGTGCTGTCGGCCCGCGGCGACGCGGAGGGCATCGACCTCGCGCTCGAGGGCGGCGGATCGCGGCGCTTCGGCGGGGCACTCGTGCAGCTGGCCACCGAGCCGGCCGCCCCGCACGCCGCGCGGCTCGGCGTCGAGCGCTCCGAGCTGGGCGCCGTGCTCGTCGACCCGTTCGGGCGCTCGAGCGTGCCCGGGGTGTACGCGGCCGGTGACGTCGCGCAGCAGCGGTCGATGCCGGCGCCGATGTGGGCGGTCTGGAGCGCGATCGCGACCGGTGCCGCGGCGGCCACCGGCGCGCTGCAGGACATCGTGGCCGCCGAGGCCGCGGCGCTCGAGCGGGCGGTGCCCGCCTGAGGTCAGCGCGCGCGGCGCCACCAGCGGCGCGGTCGCGGCTGCGGGGCCGCCGCGGCCCGGGCGGCGGCGCGGGCGCGGGCCTCGCGGCGCTCGCGCCACGCGGCCACCTCCGCCTCGACGTCGTGCTCGGGCGTGACCACCGGCGGGCCGCCGAGCAGCTGCAGGCGCGCCTCGCGCACCCGCAGGTTGAAGTCCTCGACGTACTCGCGCACCTCACGCTCGTGCGTGAGGGCGTCGATCCGCTCGGCGAACTCGGCGTGCTCTACGCGCAGGGCCAGGGCGGGCGGGCCGAGCCCGCTCAGCTGCTCGCGCTCGATCTTGCGGCGGACCCACCAGTCCGGATCGTGACGTTCGCCCAGTCCCTCGAGCGGCTTGCCGGCGCCCGGCAGATCGTCGAACTCGCCGCGGCGGATCGCCTGCTGGATCGCCGACTCGACCACCGCCGCGCGCTCCTCGGCCGTGGACCAGCGGGGACCGGCCGTGCGCTCCTCCGGCTCGATCACGCCGTCGCGCTCGAGGCGATAGCGCATCGCCGTGATGCGCGGGTCCTCCGGCTCCTGCGGCTCGCTGCGGGCGGGCATAGTGCAAACGTACGCCCTTGGTCTCGACTCCGCTCCGCCTCGTTCGACCCGTCTCGGCTCCCTGCGGTCGCTCGACGAGCCGTGATCCCTGGGCCGCGCGAGTGGCTACCCTCGGAGTCATGGCACTCGACATCCCGCGGATCACACTGCACGACGGCACGCCCTTCGCCGAGGTCGGCCTCGGCACCTACAAGCTGACCGGCGACGACGGCATCGCCGCGATCAAGGCGGGCATCGAGGGCGGCTACCGCGTGCTCGACACGGCCGTGAACTACGGCAACGAGAGCGAGGTGGGCGAGGCGGTGCGCCGCAGCGGCGTCGACCGTGACGAGATCGTCGTGACCACGAAGGTCCCGGGCCGCCACCACGGCTATGACGAGGCGATCGCCAGCGGCCGCGCGTCGAACGAGACCCTCGGCCTCGGGCACATCGATCTGCTGCTCATCCACTGGCCCAACCCGTCGGTCGACAAGTACGTCGACACGTTCCGCGGCATGATCGCGCTGCGCGAGGAGGGCATCGTCCGGTCGGTGGGCGTGTCGAACTTCACGATCCCGATGCTCGAGCGCCTCGAGCGCGAGACCGGCGTGATCCCGTCGGTGAACCAGGTCGAGCTGCACCCGTACTTCCCGCAGGCCGAGCTGCGCGCCTTCCACGCGGAGAAGGGCATCCGCACCGAGAGCTGGAGCCCGCTGGCCCGCCGCACCGAGCTGCTGAGCGAGCCGGTGGTGCAGGAGATCGCAGCCGCGCACGGCGTCGGCCCCACGCAGGCCGTGATCCGCTGGCACGTGCAGCTCGGCGCCACGCCGATCCCCAAGTCGGCCGACCCCGCGCGCCAGCGCGAGAACGCCGACGTCTTCGGCTTCGAGCTGACCGCCGACGAGGTCGAGGCGCTGTCCTCCCTGGAGCGCGGCCGCATCTTCGACGCCGACCCGAACCACCACGAGGAGATGTGACGACGCGGTAGGCGGCGCTCCAGCCGCCCGACGCGGGCCGCGGGAGCTCACAGGCCGCGCGCGGGCGAGGTGGCAAGCCCGTTGAGCCCATCGCCGAGTGCACGGCTGATCGACTTTTGCTCCGCTTGTGCAAGGGCGTCCCTATGCTGAGCGCATGGAATGGCTCATTGGCCTCGTCGTGTTGTGTTTCGCGGGGGTCGCTGTGTCGCGGTTTGTCCAGGGCTGGCGTGGGATCGGCGACGGCGTATTTCCCGGTGAGGCTTACGGTGAGGTGAAGGTAGCAACGCAGGAGGTCGTTGATGAGCCCGGCATCGTCGATCTTCGTGAGCTCGACAGTGTACGCATGCGTGTGAAGGGCACGGCGGCGTACGTGCCGGATCGTCAGCGGCGGCAGGTCGGCGGTTCCGCGTACACGCTCGTACGCGAGCCCAACAATGCGCATGACCCTAATGCTGTCGCCGTGCTCGGCCGGGAGGGTCGGAAGGTTGGCTACGTTTCCGCTGCGAGGGCTGCCATACTGGCGCCGC
This genomic interval from Microbacterium sediminis contains the following:
- a CDS encoding DUF1992 domain-containing protein, translating into MPARSEPQEPEDPRITAMRYRLERDGVIEPEERTAGPRWSTAEERAAVVESAIQQAIRRGEFDDLPGAGKPLEGLGERHDPDWWVRRKIEREQLSGLGPPALALRVEHAEFAERIDALTHEREVREYVEDFNLRVREARLQLLGGPPVVTPEHDVEAEVAAWRERREARARAAARAAAAPQPRPRRWWRRAR
- a CDS encoding aldo/keto reductase, with protein sequence MALDIPRITLHDGTPFAEVGLGTYKLTGDDGIAAIKAGIEGGYRVLDTAVNYGNESEVGEAVRRSGVDRDEIVVTTKVPGRHHGYDEAIASGRASNETLGLGHIDLLLIHWPNPSVDKYVDTFRGMIALREEGIVRSVGVSNFTIPMLERLERETGVIPSVNQVELHPYFPQAELRAFHAEKGIRTESWSPLARRTELLSEPVVQEIAAAHGVGPTQAVIRWHVQLGATPIPKSADPARQRENADVFGFELTADEVEALSSLERGRIFDADPNHHEEM
- a CDS encoding HIRAN domain-containing protein — encoded protein: MEWLIGLVVLCFAGVAVSRFVQGWRGIGDGVFPGEAYGEVKVATQEVVDEPGIVDLRELDSVRMRVKGTAAYVPDRQRRQVGGSAYTLVREPNNAHDPNAVAVLGREGRKVGYVSAARAAILAPLLDQLGADGYRVAGADATEYSVKLWVDIPKVDAMRTFVKSMIG
- a CDS encoding NAD(P)/FAD-dependent oxidoreductase; the protein is MNTITDVAIIGAGPAGLQAALTLGRMHRSVVVLDAGRYRNDRADAMHNLIGHDGQTPAAFRAAARAELARYDSVRFVAAEVGEVTGAAGGFRLSTGEGDHVASRVILATGMRDTLPDIPGIEAAFGSSVAHCPFCHGHEFAGRSVALIGPGPFLEHMSALMAPIASALVAFPRGGALDEGAARRLALRGTEIEPAPVLSARGDAEGIDLALEGGGSRRFGGALVQLATEPAAPHAARLGVERSELGAVLVDPFGRSSVPGVYAAGDVAQQRSMPAPMWAVWSAIATGAAAATGALQDIVAAEAAALERAVPA